tgaaCGATCAGGAAGTGTACgaacatttgagtcagagtcttggggatctctccactctctgcttcacccaacattctctctagaacagtggctgagatccagcagaagactggaatgtggcacatgatgtagaggcttcttgaagacttcatgtgtctgatgattttattggccaggctatgatcactgatcctcttcctgaagtactcctcTTTCTGAGGATCATTGAATCCTCGTACCTCTGTTACCTGGTCTACACATTCAGGAGGtatctgattggctgctcctGGTCGAGAGGTTAtccagaggagagcagagggaagcagattcctCTTGATGAGGTTCGTCACCAGAACATCCACTGAGGCTGACtctgtcacatcacacaatctctcattaTTCTGGAAATTTAGAGGAAGTCGACACTCATCCAGACCATCAAAGATCAACAACACTTTGTAAGAGTCACAGTCTATTGATTCTAGTTTTCTTATTTCTGGGAAAAAGTGATGAAGAAGATTAATCAGACTGagatttttctccttcatcagATTCAGCTCTCTAAAGGGAAGTGGAAACATGAAGGTGATGTCCTGATTTGCTTTTCCTTCAGTccagtccagaatgaacttctgcacagagactgtttttccaattCCAGCAACTCCTTTAGTCAGCACACTTCTGATGGACTTGTCTTTAAAGAGGTCATTACAGTTGATGGGTGTCTCCTGTGTTGCTGGTCtcctggacactgtctcaatctgtctcacctcatgttcattattgatgTCTTCACTCCAaccctctgtgatgtagagctctgtgtagatctcattcagAAGTGCTGATCTTCCATGCTGTGagattccttcattaattctCATAAACTTCTTTCTCAGGTTGGATTTCAGCTTTGGCTTATACACAGAGGTGAGTtctaataaacagtaataacatgttttaatgcAGAATCACTGagcaatatataaaatgtaaaattctttCAAATGCTGCTGTTCATTCCTGATTCATGTACTAAATATTATTGAAGGAACAGGACCATTGTACAGAGTGACCACAAGCTGGAccatgaacagaacagaaaagcagCAGATGTACATGATACTAAAATCAAAGTTAAAACTAAAAGTCTTCATATCTAAAACTATTTCCTCTCTCTAAAGTGAACCTGATGGAATAAAGCCATGACTCAGAGCTCTTactgttctgcagtgtgttagCGAGATCTGTGTGGTTCATGTTCTTCAGGAAGTGCAGTGTGATCTTCAGCACTCCCTCTCTGACACTGTGcagatcctcctcatcctccacctccctctcagtgcatgctgggtaatCTGGACTCAGGAGCTTCCTAAAGCTCTTCAGCTCATTCTTTATCAGAGTGATGACTTTGTGTTCCAGCTCctggtcagaaacacacaggaacagatctaaatattataatcTTACACAGTGAATGGTGCTTTGTTAATGATtttaattatgaaaataattaaagtctCTTCCTCTTGCCTTTAGTTGCAACTGAAATTCTGCTTATTCATACAAATGATTACCCATAATTCTACTGGACATCAAGAAATGACAAggtatgacaacacacacattacacactataaaacacacacacacaccttgaataTGGAGTCCAGCGGATTTCTGCTGATGTttgatttcttcttttgtagtctgtgaacaaataaaacacatcatgtaATATGGACTATATGTATTCATACTGTAGCTGCAGAAATTACAGtaataaatacagagacagatattTAACACTATCCTCTTAACACAATACACTGATTTCAGGATTTCATCACTGACACTAACATGTTTAGAaacaaatgattgaattaatgaataaaatgatttatatttaaatgttcttCTGTAGCACCACAGACCCTCCAGCTCAGGGACTGCAGGCTGAACTGACCTCTTAAAGCAGTTGTCCTCACTGCCGGACCGAGAGCTGCAGCATGGCACAGTTaagtgttttactgcttcaaCACCTGATAAAGCTCATGAAGGGCTTCATAATGAGACCAGTGAGTTTGATCAGGTGGAACACTGCTGTAAAACACCTCACTATACTGACCTCACATCAGTAGAACTGTCTCTGAAGAAAATTGGAATTCTCATTGACTGGTCACTCTTCATGGACACACAGCTGGGTTCTGGTGAGTCTGATCTCTTTCCCTCCATCATTCTAGAATTACAACAGAAATATCAGCAATAATTAAAACTCTGCTGTCTCAGCACTGTTAAACACTGTGTTGATCAATAAACACCAATAATTCCATCTTTTTAATTCAGCTCCAGTCTGCACACTTCTTCAAACAGGAGACCGGCCTCATACCTCAGGAATTACACTCAGGTCAGGAGTCCCAATCACAGATAACTGACTCAGCTGGGTCTTAAAGCCTGTCGAGTTCACTGACTCAAAGCTACGATGCTCTTATGCTCCACATTACACAGTCCTTTTTACTCTTCTGTCACTGAATGATTTCTCTAAACTGTTcttagatcagatcagtgatATATTCACTGCTATTAAACACCTTAAACCAAAGTTTAGTTCCTGTGTTAACTAGTGAATGTTTAGAGATACAGATCTGTTCCCATGAGACGGTGTGTATTTATTGCTGGTGAATGTAAAAGTTACTCACCTCTCGTCTTTCTTTAGGTCCTGTTTTCCAGACACACTCATGTTGGAGGTCATGTCTCCTTCTCCAGATTACAGCAGGAAACACGTTTTCTTCACTCCAGCATCGGTGTGTTAAatcaaacactatacacacgaTATCAAGTCATAAAACAACCTGTGTACATTAAAAACTTCAGTACAAACCAACAAAACTCGTTATATTAACTCTAAACGTGTTAATTTAGAGCGTTTATACATCAGAGATTTAGTTTTTActcctgaaatattttattttcctctcgTGACAAAATGGAGCAGCTGAGTTTCATTTTCTTAACGGTTTATTCCgcaggtgtgggtgtgtgtgtgggggggggggcagtgACGCGGCCGCGCACGCGCACATaagcacgcacgcgcacacactctctcgcgcGCTCTGTCACAGGATGTGGTGCTGGTTTGTTTATCAATGATGTATTGACTgctcaaaataaataattaaaaataggTGTATTTATGTCAgtctgtaagtgtgtagtgGGAAAAGATTTTAGACACTCTCTACATTGTTCTATTAGTAACACTACTTCTCCTAGGGCTGATAATTCCCTGCTTGTTGAAATGGGGAGCAACTTATTCCCCAAACAGGAGAGCCAGCAAACACAGAACCTTCTCCTAACATTAGCATAGGATTGCCCTTTGGTTATTTTTTCAAAACCAAATAATAACGTTCTAGGAATGTTCTCTAATggttatttttaggttttatttttataatcgAAATCTAACCTTGCCAGAAcctgatttttttaataacctgAATAGAACCTGTAGAGAACGCTCTCTTGTGgatatttttaggttttattttaatgaccaTTAGGGAGTTTTTGATAAAGGAACTCGGTATAAACAATACATGTATGTGATTTGAGGTAAACATGCATTAATGACAGAGACATGTTAAAGATCTAAACATTCACAGCTGAAgctaatttaaattatttagatgTAAACACATACAGATCTCCAGCCAAATCAAGTGTGtgtacaataaaaatattaattatttcatttaattcaccTGAACTACATTCAGTTACATAGTTCCAGGgcatttctaggatttgaaaacatcaggggccgAGCCTGaaacagccgaatgatggagtctgttctggtccattgttcacctaagtcatgtatgtattttaacttaaatactgcattagtagaataatagaaagtcatgatgttcagactgtaatgtcttagcgctttaacagtttatattttatttagatctatctttaggct
This genomic interval from Hemibagrus wyckioides isolate EC202008001 unplaced genomic scaffold, SWU_Hwy_1.0 Contig14, whole genome shotgun sequence contains the following:
- the LOC131349844 gene encoding NLR family CARD domain-containing protein 3-like isoform X2, producing MTSNMSVSGKQDLKKDERMMEGKRSDSPEPSCVSMKSDQSMRIPIFFRDSSTDVRLQKKKSNISRNPLDSIFKELEHKVITLIKNELKSFRKLLSPDYPACTEREVEDEEDLHSVREGVLKITLHFLKNMNHTDLANTLQNKLTSVYKPKLKSNLRKKFMRINEGISQHGRSALLNEIYTELYITEGWSEDINNEHEVRQIETVSRRPATQETPINCNDLFKDKSIRSVLTKGVAGIGKTVSVQKFILDWTEGKANQDITFMFPLPFRELNLMKEKNLSLINLLHHFFPEIRKLESIDCDSYKVLLIFDGLDECRLPLNFQNNERLCDVTESASVDVLVTNLIKRNLLPSALLWITSRPGAANQIPPECVDQVTEVRGFNDPQKEEYFRKRISDHSLANKIIRHMKSSRSLYIMCHIPVFCWISATVLERMLGEAESGEIPKTLTQMFVHFLIVQIKHKDEKYHQKRDPDPQQTRETILALGKLAFQQLEKGNLIFYEEDLRECVIDVREVSVYSGVCTQIFREEFGLHLGKVFSFVHLSVQEFLAALYVFFCFNVRKTNVLVEQSTGHCNFFINPKMSVLLRSAVDKALQSKNGHLDLFLRFLLGLSLESNQTLLRDLMPQTGSSSYSKQETVEYIKEKIWKNPSPEKSINLFHCLNELNDHSLVQEVQTYMNRKKYYCLGGTRLSPAQWSALVFVLLTSEQELDEFILSKYDQSEECLLKLLPVVKASRKAVLGGCNLTEESCRALSSVLSSNSSSLRELNLSENKLQDSGVKLLCAGLKNPHCTLEILRMRKCSITSEGCAALASALRSNSSTHLRELDLDGNNPGESGVKLFRNLLKDPHCNLETLQIQDYEFIRS